The following are encoded in a window of uncultured Ilyobacter sp. genomic DNA:
- a CDS encoding iron-containing alcohol dehydrogenase, with protein MLNFSFYNPTNIVFGKDQINQLDNLVPKNAKILITYGGGSVKKFGTLDKVKEELGKSPRKVFEFGGIEANPKFKTLMGAVEIVREEKIDFILAVGGGSVMDGTKFIAVASIADEYIGRESELLKFGFRPIPVEGAVPFGTVVTLPATGSEMNNGAVITNGIDKLPIFSKSIFPRFSILDPILTFTLPATQVANGVVDTFIHTVEQYVTYPVNAGFQDRTAEGILQTLIEVGKETVENPTNYDARANLVWCATMALNGLIGAGVPQDWTAHMIGHEITALFGLDHAKTLAVVQPAIWKVRKSAKKEKLLQYAERVWNVKNGGEDEKINQAILKTEEFFHSLGIKTRLSDHNIGEDEIKKIINSLKKHGMTALSESGEVTLEVSEEILKRAL; from the coding sequence ATGTTAAATTTTAGTTTTTATAACCCTACAAATATTGTGTTCGGGAAAGATCAGATTAATCAGCTAGACAACCTTGTGCCAAAAAATGCAAAAATTCTTATCACATACGGGGGAGGATCAGTAAAAAAATTCGGAACTTTAGACAAAGTTAAAGAGGAGCTAGGAAAATCTCCAAGGAAAGTTTTTGAGTTTGGAGGTATAGAGGCCAACCCAAAATTTAAAACTCTAATGGGAGCCGTGGAGATAGTAAGAGAGGAAAAAATTGATTTTATTCTTGCTGTAGGTGGTGGTTCTGTTATGGACGGGACTAAATTTATAGCTGTAGCCTCTATCGCTGATGAGTATATAGGAAGAGAGAGTGAACTTTTAAAATTTGGATTCAGACCTATTCCTGTGGAGGGAGCAGTGCCCTTTGGGACGGTAGTAACCCTACCAGCAACCGGCTCTGAAATGAATAACGGAGCAGTAATTACCAATGGAATAGATAAGCTTCCTATATTCAGCAAGTCAATATTCCCAAGATTTTCAATACTTGATCCGATACTTACCTTTACACTTCCTGCTACTCAGGTTGCAAATGGAGTAGTGGATACTTTTATTCACACTGTGGAACAATATGTCACATATCCAGTAAATGCAGGGTTTCAAGATAGGACAGCTGAAGGGATACTTCAGACTCTTATAGAGGTGGGAAAAGAAACTGTGGAGAACCCTACCAATTATGATGCAAGAGCAAATCTTGTCTGGTGTGCCACTATGGCCTTGAACGGTCTTATCGGTGCAGGAGTCCCTCAAGACTGGACGGCTCATATGATAGGGCACGAGATAACCGCACTGTTTGGTTTAGATCACGCTAAAACACTGGCCGTAGTTCAACCGGCAATATGGAAGGTAAGAAAGTCAGCAAAAAAAGAAAAACTTCTGCAATATGCTGAAAGAGTTTGGAATGTAAAAAACGGTGGCGAAGATGAAAAAATAAATCAGGCGATTTTAAAAACTGAGGAGTTCTTCCACAGCCTAGGTATAAAAACCAGACTGTCAGACCACAACATTGGTGAAGATGAGATCAAAAAAATTATTAACTCTTTGAAAAAGCACGGAATGACAGCGTTGTCAGAGAGTGGAGAGGTCACTTTAGAAGTTTCTGAGGAGATTTTGAAGAGAGCTTTATAA
- the aroF gene encoding 3-deoxy-7-phosphoheptulonate synthase, translating to MIIKMKKDAEWNVIEKIMDTLKKKGLGVHDINGQEYRIIGVIGDTSGLDMGSIEGLPGVETVTRIQEPFKKANRILKNEDTIIDVKGIKIGGGNFTIMSGPCSVESRDQIIEVAEGVKAAGSQILRGGAFKPRTSPYAFQGLELEGLDLLKEARKITGMPIVTEIMSPSLVDKFVEDVDIIQVGARNMQNFDLLKALGKTQTPILLKRGMSATIEEWIMSAEYIMSEGNPNVILCERGIRTFEKYTRNTLDLSAVLAVKKLTHLPVIVDPSHATGKRWMVKNLAMAAAAVGADGLMIEVHNDPENALCDGAQSLTPKAFAEVMLDVKKIAELVDKKM from the coding sequence ATGATAATCAAGATGAAAAAGGATGCTGAATGGAATGTAATAGAAAAGATAATGGATACTCTTAAGAAAAAAGGTTTAGGGGTGCACGATATAAACGGTCAAGAATACAGGATTATAGGGGTTATAGGGGACACCTCTGGATTGGATATGGGTAGTATAGAGGGGCTTCCAGGGGTGGAGACCGTAACTAGAATTCAAGAGCCATTTAAAAAGGCCAACAGAATATTAAAAAATGAAGATACCATAATAGATGTAAAGGGAATAAAAATCGGTGGTGGAAACTTCACAATAATGTCAGGACCATGTTCTGTAGAGTCAAGAGACCAAATAATCGAAGTTGCCGAAGGGGTAAAGGCCGCAGGTTCTCAAATTCTAAGAGGTGGGGCCTTCAAGCCTAGAACTTCACCCTATGCATTCCAGGGACTAGAACTAGAAGGACTAGATCTTCTAAAAGAAGCCAGAAAAATTACAGGCATGCCTATAGTAACTGAGATCATGTCTCCTTCACTTGTGGATAAATTTGTAGAAGATGTAGACATAATTCAGGTAGGGGCTAGAAATATGCAAAACTTTGACTTACTGAAGGCACTTGGAAAAACTCAGACTCCAATACTTCTTAAAAGAGGTATGTCGGCAACAATAGAGGAGTGGATCATGTCTGCAGAGTATATAATGTCAGAGGGAAATCCAAATGTAATCCTCTGTGAGAGAGGAATAAGAACCTTTGAAAAATACACCAGAAACACACTTGATCTAAGTGCAGTACTGGCCGTAAAGAAGCTAACTCATCTTCCCGTAATAGTAGATCCTAGTCATGCAACTGGTAAGAGATGGATGGTAAAAAATCTGGCTATGGCAGCAGCAGCAGTAGGAGCAGACGGACTCATGATAGAAGTTCACAATGATCCTGAAAATGCTCTTTGTGATGGAGCTCAGTCTCTTACGCCAAAAGCTTTTGCTGAAGTTATGTTAGACGTGAAAAAAATAGCTGAACTGGTAGATAAAAAAATGTAA
- a CDS encoding nitroreductase family protein: MMTVNEEKCIGCGLCVEDCFPRDIEIIGGKARINNVTCFKCGHCIAVCPVNAVKTDEYDMSEVIEYDKEKFHVDSDNLMNFIKFRRSIRQFKNKEVETEKISKIIEAGRFTETAGNIQDVSYIVIRDGLQELRKMTLESLNSIGKKLLSNITPENTMYVKYAKLWVGMYKKYLENPDGEDSLFFNAPVVILVVANIQVNGVLASSNMEIMANSLGLGALFSGFFVRAATGNEEIRKFLNLKEGKEITTCMIVGCPNIEYKRTVPRKPAEILWK; encoded by the coding sequence ATGATGACTGTCAATGAAGAAAAATGTATAGGCTGCGGACTCTGTGTTGAGGATTGCTTCCCAAGGGATATAGAAATTATAGGGGGAAAGGCGAGGATTAATAATGTGACCTGCTTCAAATGTGGTCACTGCATCGCTGTGTGTCCAGTGAATGCCGTTAAAACTGATGAATATGATATGTCTGAAGTCATAGAGTATGATAAAGAAAAATTCCATGTCGATTCTGATAACCTTATGAACTTTATTAAATTTAGGAGAAGTATAAGGCAGTTTAAGAATAAAGAGGTCGAGACAGAAAAAATATCTAAAATTATAGAGGCAGGGAGGTTCACAGAAACGGCGGGAAACATTCAAGATGTTTCCTATATAGTTATCAGAGATGGGCTGCAGGAGCTTAGAAAAATGACACTAGAGAGTTTGAATAGCATTGGAAAAAAACTTTTATCCAATATAACTCCGGAAAACACAATGTACGTGAAATATGCAAAGCTTTGGGTTGGAATGTACAAAAAATATTTGGAAAACCCAGATGGAGAAGACAGCTTGTTTTTTAATGCTCCGGTAGTAATACTAGTAGTTGCAAATATCCAGGTAAATGGAGTGTTGGCCTCTTCAAATATGGAGATTATGGCGAATTCCCTAGGTTTAGGGGCCTTGTTTAGTGGATTCTTTGTGAGAGCTGCAACGGGAAATGAAGAGATTAGAAAATTTCTTAATCTTAAGGAGGGAAAAGAGATAACGACATGTATGATTGTAGGCTGTCCAAATATTGAATACAAAAGGACAGTTCCAAGAAAACCAGCTGAGATACTATGGAAATAA
- the buk gene encoding butyrate kinase, whose product MKEFKILAINPGSTSTKISVFQGEREIFAETIRHSTEDIHQFKNIIDQFEFRKNIIEKVLKEKHLLDEGLDAVVGRGGLLKPLSGGTYVVDDSVLRDLSAGVSGEHASNLGGIIAREIGEDFRIPSYIVDPVVVDELEPVARISGIPEIERRSIFHALNQKAVARSYAKEIGVPYEKLSLVVVHMGGGITIGSHKNGRVIDVTNALDGEGPLSSERSGALPVRDVVNMCFKGKYDQDYIKKRIVGKGGAVAYLGTNSIIEILELIDRGDKKAELILDAIIYQISKEIGAFSTVLKGNIDAIILTGGMAHSEKVINLLKERVAFLAPIKVYPGENEMSALAQGALRILKGEEKPLTYNPS is encoded by the coding sequence ATGAAAGAGTTTAAAATACTTGCAATAAATCCAGGCTCGACTTCTACAAAAATATCTGTCTTTCAAGGAGAAAGGGAGATATTTGCCGAAACCATAAGGCACTCTACTGAAGATATCCATCAATTCAAAAATATAATAGATCAGTTTGAATTTAGAAAAAATATAATAGAAAAAGTTCTCAAAGAAAAACATCTTTTAGATGAAGGTTTAGACGCTGTAGTTGGGCGAGGTGGACTCTTAAAGCCTCTCTCTGGCGGGACTTATGTCGTGGATGACTCTGTATTGAGAGACCTGAGTGCAGGAGTATCTGGTGAACATGCCTCAAATCTAGGAGGAATAATAGCCCGTGAAATAGGAGAAGATTTCCGTATTCCATCCTATATAGTTGATCCTGTTGTGGTTGATGAGCTCGAACCTGTCGCCAGAATTTCTGGAATTCCAGAAATTGAAAGAAGATCTATTTTTCACGCATTAAATCAAAAGGCCGTGGCTAGAAGTTATGCCAAAGAAATAGGTGTCCCCTACGAGAAACTTAGCCTAGTAGTTGTCCATATGGGTGGAGGTATAACTATCGGTTCTCACAAAAATGGTAGGGTGATCGATGTTACAAATGCCTTAGATGGTGAAGGTCCTCTTTCTTCTGAAAGATCAGGAGCCTTGCCAGTCAGGGATGTTGTAAATATGTGTTTTAAGGGAAAGTATGACCAAGATTATATCAAAAAAAGAATTGTGGGAAAAGGAGGAGCTGTTGCCTATCTTGGTACTAATAGCATTATAGAGATCTTAGAGCTTATCGATAGAGGAGATAAAAAAGCAGAGTTGATCTTAGACGCTATAATATATCAAATTTCAAAAGAAATAGGAGCTTTTTCTACAGTTCTAAAGGGTAATATAGATGCTATAATTCTAACTGGAGGAATGGCACATTCCGAAAAGGTTATTAATCTTTTAAAAGAAAGAGTGGCTTTCCTCGCCCCGATAAAAGTCTATCCCGGAGAAAACGAGATGTCTGCCCTGGCACAGGGGGCATTGAGAATACTAAAAGGTGAAGAAAAACCCCTGACATATAATCCCAGTTAA
- a CDS encoding MerR family transcriptional regulator produces MNIDEVAKHFHITKSKLRYYEKNGVIRKITRDKNDNRVYTENDLLWIEFFLNLKDTGMSLKEIKHYISLKKGGMETVDERKKILLDHVNLIDEKIQELILTKEDLQDQIKRYDEEKGLCIIKCTSEKKS; encoded by the coding sequence ATGAATATTGATGAGGTAGCAAAACATTTTCATATAACAAAATCCAAATTAAGATATTACGAAAAAAATGGTGTTATCAGGAAAATTACCAGAGATAAAAACGATAATAGAGTTTATACAGAAAATGACTTGTTGTGGATAGAGTTTTTTCTAAATCTCAAGGATACCGGGATGTCTTTGAAAGAGATAAAACATTATATCTCATTAAAAAAGGGCGGGATGGAGACAGTAGATGAAAGAAAAAAGATTCTTTTAGATCATGTAAACCTTATAGATGAAAAGATACAGGAGCTTATTCTTACCAAAGAGGATCTTCAGGATCAGATCAAAAGATATGATGAAGAAAAAGGCTTGTGTATAATAAAATGCACATCAGAGAAAAAAAGTTAA
- a CDS encoding Glu/Leu/Phe/Val dehydrogenase codes for MEKFEYMKEYGHEQLVYFFDKTTGLRGITCIHDTSLGPALGGTRIWNYDNEEDAVLDALRLSRGMTYKAACAGLNLGGGKTVLFGEPKAVKSEAYFRSLGRFVQSLNGRYITAEDVNTNTKDMSYVAMETDYVVGLPGKSGNPSPVTAWGIFMGIKATLKEVFGDDSIKGRSFAVQGAGQTGYYLIKYLLGEDYPSKSFKTEKASKIYFTEINDDHIKRMKNEHPEVEFVSPEDIYSLDVDIFSPCALGAVINDETVPMFRSKAIAGSANNVLKDAKHGRELKERGILYAPDYVINAGGLINVYHEMKGYNRDRAVGDVELIYDRLMEIYKISKVENIATSDAADRFAENRIKVIKKIRGNYIKR; via the coding sequence ATGGAAAAATTTGAGTACATGAAAGAGTATGGTCATGAACAGCTAGTTTACTTTTTTGACAAAACTACTGGGCTCCGAGGAATTACCTGCATTCACGACACGAGCTTAGGACCCGCCTTAGGTGGTACAAGAATATGGAATTATGACAATGAAGAAGATGCCGTCTTAGATGCTTTAAGACTCTCTAGGGGGATGACCTATAAGGCTGCCTGTGCAGGACTTAATCTTGGTGGAGGAAAAACAGTTTTATTTGGAGAACCTAAAGCTGTAAAAAGTGAGGCCTATTTCAGAAGCCTCGGAAGATTTGTACAAAGCCTAAATGGAAGATATATAACTGCTGAAGATGTGAATACAAATACAAAAGATATGTCTTATGTGGCAATGGAGACAGATTATGTGGTAGGACTTCCTGGAAAAAGTGGAAATCCCTCACCGGTAACTGCTTGGGGAATTTTCATGGGTATAAAAGCTACTCTAAAAGAGGTCTTCGGAGATGATTCCATAAAGGGTCGCAGTTTTGCAGTACAGGGTGCAGGACAGACTGGATACTACCTCATAAAATATCTTCTTGGCGAGGATTATCCAAGTAAAAGTTTTAAGACTGAAAAGGCCTCTAAAATATATTTTACAGAAATAAACGACGATCATATCAAAAGAATGAAAAATGAGCACCCTGAAGTAGAGTTCGTATCTCCGGAGGACATATATTCCTTAGATGTAGATATATTTTCACCTTGTGCTTTAGGTGCTGTTATCAACGATGAAACTGTACCTATGTTTCGCTCCAAGGCCATAGCCGGAAGTGCAAACAATGTCCTAAAGGATGCAAAACATGGCAGAGAACTAAAAGAAAGAGGAATTCTTTATGCCCCTGACTACGTTATAAATGCAGGCGGTCTTATAAATGTCTATCATGAAATGAAGGGGTACAACAGAGACAGAGCAGTTGGAGATGTAGAGCTTATCTATGACCGTCTGATGGAGATATACAAAATTTCAAAGGTTGAGAATATCGCCACCAGTGATGCTGCAGACAGATTTGCAGAAAACAGGATTAAGGTTATAAAGAAGATAAGAGGTAACTATATAAAAAGATAG
- a CDS encoding FAD-dependent protein, with amino-acid sequence MKVAVNNIMVSIEKDQEKAIIKEIEKKGIRKNNIKHIEYEKRSIDSRKIKDIKLVYNVSVILNRDLDVSRMSDISLLKETQLPERRPKKNMGKIAIIGTGPAGLFSALRLCEYGYEPMIFERGKKVDERHQSVDLFYNLDQLDEDSNIQFGEGGAGTYSDGKLNTRIKSEYISKVFRELIDHGAQKEIMWDYKPHVGTDVLKDVVKNLREKIISMGGKFYFESKMTDIEVQNGKIKKIEIWDKNKTRESIEVDHLLLCIGHSARDTYQMLHRRGVFMENKAFAVGARIEHPRADIDRMQYGEFANHPLLGAATYNMAYNNKTEGRGIFSFCMCPGGEIVNAASENRGTLVNGMSYSTRDGEFSNSALVVAVKENEFGEELFSGMKFQKELEKKAYDTISNYGAVYQRAEDFLKNQKSTMQIESSYKMRLESHNLNDFFPALCRLNLATK; translated from the coding sequence ATGAAAGTCGCAGTAAACAATATAATGGTTTCAATAGAAAAAGATCAGGAAAAAGCTATTATTAAAGAAATTGAAAAAAAAGGAATAAGAAAGAATAACATAAAACATATAGAGTATGAAAAGAGGTCTATAGACAGTCGTAAGATAAAGGATATCAAACTGGTGTATAATGTTTCTGTAATATTAAATAGAGACCTAGATGTGAGCAGAATGAGTGATATCTCTCTTTTAAAAGAAACCCAGCTTCCAGAAAGAAGACCAAAAAAAAATATGGGGAAGATAGCCATTATAGGTACAGGACCGGCAGGACTTTTTTCGGCCTTGAGATTATGTGAATATGGCTATGAACCTATGATTTTTGAAAGGGGGAAAAAAGTAGATGAAAGGCATCAGTCGGTGGATCTTTTTTATAACCTTGACCAATTAGATGAAGATTCTAATATACAGTTTGGAGAGGGAGGCGCAGGGACCTATTCTGACGGAAAGCTGAATACAAGGATAAAAAGCGAATATATAAGCAAGGTATTCAGAGAACTAATTGACCACGGAGCTCAAAAAGAGATTATGTGGGACTACAAACCTCATGTAGGGACAGATGTACTAAAAGATGTGGTGAAGAATCTCAGAGAGAAGATAATCTCAATGGGAGGTAAATTTTATTTTGAAAGCAAGATGACAGATATAGAGGTGCAGAACGGAAAGATAAAAAAAATAGAGATTTGGGATAAAAATAAGACCAGGGAGAGTATAGAGGTGGATCATCTCCTTCTTTGCATAGGTCATTCAGCCAGAGACACCTATCAGATGCTTCACAGAAGGGGTGTATTCATGGAGAATAAGGCTTTTGCAGTAGGTGCCCGTATAGAACATCCAAGAGCTGATATAGACAGAATGCAGTATGGGGAATTTGCAAATCATCCTCTTCTAGGAGCAGCTACTTATAATATGGCTTATAATAACAAAACAGAAGGAAGAGGTATATTTTCTTTCTGCATGTGCCCAGGAGGTGAAATAGTAAATGCAGCCTCTGAAAATAGAGGAACCCTTGTAAATGGGATGAGTTACTCAACAAGAGATGGAGAATTTTCCAATTCTGCTTTGGTTGTTGCTGTAAAAGAAAATGAGTTTGGAGAAGAGCTTTTTTCGGGGATGAAGTTTCAAAAAGAACTTGAAAAAAAGGCCTACGATACTATATCAAATTACGGAGCTGTATACCAAAGAGCAGAAGATTTTCTGAAAAATCAAAAGAGCACTATGCAGATTGAATCTAGCTACAAAATGAGGTTAGAATCTCATAATTTAAACGATTTTTTCCCAGCACTATGCAGATTGAATCTAGCTACAAAATGA
- a CDS encoding L-lactate permease, whose amino-acid sequence MRIIQTLVALMPILLPLIFLVVLRMPAKKGMFLTFIIFIISAFAVWGMGGNIVAASILQGVHKSVTILWILFGAILLLKVMTHTGGVDIIKRGFSSVTKDMRVQAVIVGAFFVALIEGAAGFGTPAAVAGPFLVALGFNPLAAASIALVGDSSPVSFGAVGTPIIVGLGNIPGANPEFFDLIGRTVTRMDLVTATLLPTIIIMMLTKFFGKEKSFKAAFEILPWSILVGASYAGSALLYATFLGAEFVSILASLTGLVVSCFTAKKGILMPKNNEWKTETIEENEIEVKTNTQEKKKTHGGRVTFNENGTITLAESVSAKDIFSAWMPYVAVVIMLLITRIVLPVKKFVLTHADLSWKNILGEGVTSKWQILYSPGTVLAIASIIALICLKGDRQPLKKATKETLNSVKNASVALCFTLAVVQIFSNSANSALGIGMPNYLANILSSVFQGNWLAIAPFLGELGAFITGSATVSTLTFSPIQYQVANAVGINSTVVLAQQVIGGAAGNMICIHNVVAAAAVVGLTGEEGNIIRKTLPAAMFYAVVVGLLGFLANGII is encoded by the coding sequence ATGAGAATAATTCAAACTTTAGTGGCTCTTATGCCTATTTTGTTACCTTTGATATTTTTGGTTGTTTTGAGAATGCCTGCAAAAAAAGGGATGTTTTTGACCTTTATCATATTTATAATTTCAGCTTTTGCTGTATGGGGAATGGGAGGGAATATTGTAGCAGCTTCTATACTTCAAGGAGTACATAAGTCTGTTACTATATTATGGATACTATTTGGTGCCATTTTACTTTTGAAAGTGATGACACACACAGGTGGAGTAGATATAATAAAAAGAGGATTTAGCAGTGTGACCAAGGATATGAGGGTCCAGGCAGTTATTGTGGGAGCTTTTTTTGTAGCTCTTATAGAGGGAGCTGCAGGTTTTGGAACTCCCGCTGCAGTGGCAGGACCATTTCTTGTGGCATTAGGTTTTAATCCTTTGGCCGCAGCCTCTATAGCACTTGTAGGGGACAGTAGTCCTGTATCCTTTGGAGCAGTAGGGACTCCTATCATTGTAGGCCTAGGAAATATACCTGGAGCCAACCCTGAATTCTTTGACCTTATAGGAAGAACTGTAACAAGAATGGACCTAGTGACTGCTACGCTACTTCCTACAATAATCATTATGATGCTAACCAAATTTTTTGGTAAGGAAAAATCTTTTAAAGCTGCCTTTGAAATACTTCCATGGTCAATTTTAGTCGGGGCATCTTATGCAGGGTCGGCTTTATTATATGCTACTTTTTTAGGAGCGGAATTCGTATCTATACTTGCATCTCTTACAGGGCTTGTAGTATCTTGTTTCACTGCTAAAAAAGGTATACTGATGCCTAAGAATAATGAATGGAAGACTGAAACTATTGAAGAGAATGAGATAGAGGTCAAAACTAATACTCAAGAAAAAAAGAAAACTCATGGAGGAAGGGTGACTTTCAATGAAAACGGGACAATAACTTTAGCAGAATCAGTTTCTGCAAAAGATATTTTTTCAGCCTGGATGCCATACGTAGCTGTTGTAATAATGCTTCTGATAACTAGAATTGTGTTGCCGGTTAAAAAATTTGTTCTTACACATGCAGATCTGAGCTGGAAAAATATTTTGGGAGAGGGAGTAACATCTAAATGGCAGATACTTTATTCACCTGGAACAGTTCTAGCCATTGCCTCTATAATTGCATTGATATGTCTTAAAGGAGATAGGCAGCCGCTGAAAAAGGCCACAAAAGAAACACTTAATTCTGTAAAAAATGCCTCAGTGGCTCTGTGTTTTACTCTTGCTGTGGTTCAGATTTTCAGTAACTCTGCTAATTCTGCATTGGGGATAGGAATGCCAAATTATCTGGCCAACATCTTGTCTTCTGTTTTTCAAGGGAACTGGCTTGCTATAGCACCGTTCCTAGGAGAGCTAGGGGCTTTCATTACTGGTTCTGCAACAGTATCTACTCTGACTTTCTCCCCTATACAGTATCAGGTAGCTAATGCTGTCGGGATCAACTCTACTGTCGTCCTGGCTCAGCAGGTAATAGGAGGAGCTGCTGGAAATATGATATGCATACATAATGTCGTAGCAGCAGCAGCAGTGGTCGGACTAACAGGGGAAGAGGGGAATATAATAAGAAAGACACTTCCAGCTGCGATGTTTTATGCAGTAGTGGTGGGTCTACTAGGTTTTTTAGCCAATGGCATAATATAA